The following proteins are co-located in the Heptranchias perlo isolate sHepPer1 chromosome 30, sHepPer1.hap1, whole genome shotgun sequence genome:
- the rnf113a gene encoding E3 ubiquitin-protein ligase RNF113A, with protein MCYCNKSTRSQGAAPAQGIAGLTGFSLCCTDSSGDDDGNTAVRREKRPNVSNPMIQKTAKPTVQKEQYSDSDSDEKITVSYKSTRSAKPVGPEDMGATAVYQLDTEKEKDMQAIFERSQKIQEELKGKEDEKIYRGINNYIKYVKPKDTSMANAASGMVRKGPIRAPEHLRATVRWDYQPDICKDYKETGFCGFGGNCKFLHDRSDYKHGWQIERELDEGRYGVNDDENYEVSSDDDALPFKCFICRASFTNPVITKCKHYFCESCALQHYRKSKRCYVCNEQTNGVFNPAKELMAKMEKHKAEHPSDHSESADEVDHTE; from the exons ATGTGTTACTGTAATAAAAGCACTCGGAGCCAGGGGGCAGCTCCTGCTCAGGGTATCGCTGGACTTACTGGGTTTTCCCTCTGTTGCACAGACAGCAGTGGAGACGATGATGGAAACACCGCGGTGCGGAGAGAAAAGAGGCCGAATGTGTCGAACCCCATGATACAGAAG ACTGCGAAGCCAACAGTACAGAAAGAGCAGTACAGTGACAGCGATAGTGATGAGAAAATCACTGTGTCCTACAAGTCCACCCGATCGGCG AAACCTGTCGGCCCAGAAGACATGGGAGCAACAGCTGTGTATCAACTGGACACCGAGAAAGAGAAAGATATGCAAGCTATCTTCGAACGGAGCCAGAAGATCCAAGAG GAACTGAAAGGGAAAGAGGACGAGAAAATCTATCGAGGTATAAACAACTACATCAAGTACGTCAAACCCAAGGACACATCCATGGCAAATGCAGCTTCAGGAATGGTGAG GAAAGGACCTATCCGAGCGCCCGAGCACCTCCGAGCTACCGTGCGATGGGATTACCAGCCGGACATCTGTAAAGATTACAAGGAGACGGGCTTCTGCGGTTTTggaggcaa CTGTAAGTTCCTACACGATCGCTCGGACTACAAGCACGGCTGGCAGATAGAACGGGAGCTGGACGAAGGTCGATACGGTGTAAATG ATGACGAGAACTATGAAGTGAGCAGCGATGATGATGCCCTCCCCTTTAAGTGTTtcatctgcagggcctcctttaCAAACCCAGTGATCACCAA GTGTAAACACTATTTCTGTGAAAGTTGTGCTCTGCAGCATTACCGCAAATCCAAGCGCTGTTACGTGTGTAACGAGCAGACCAATGGAGTCTTCAATCCAGCCAAAG AACTCATGGCAAAAATGGAAAAGCACAAAGCCGAGCACCCATCAGACCATTCCGAGTCTGCAGATGAAGTGGACCACACCGAATAA